A portion of the Candidatus Ruthia endofausta genome contains these proteins:
- a CDS encoding tyrosine recombinase XerC: MHKQITNFIQYLRVGRHYAINTQQAYKRDLEKLLVFTHKKSLSQWSNLTSEHLNLFVMEMRHQDNSARTIRRNLSSIRGFLAYLVNHEQLSNSCAIHLQSPKIDQNLPNILNYDNILLMLKPRSNTWLELRDVAMIEVMYSCGLRVSELVALNVNDVDLNQGFLRVIGKGAKVRHTPVGKAAQQAISRCLFDHSNHVLFVNRKQQRVSVRAVQNMVKKRALGAGIKVNVYPHMLRHTAATHFLQSSHDLRSTQEFLGHSSIKSTQVYIHLDFLELSKVYDQCHPRAKKS; this comes from the coding sequence TTGCATAAACAAATTACTAATTTTATTCAGTATTTGAGAGTTGGGCGTCATTACGCTATTAACACGCAACAGGCTTATAAGCGCGACCTTGAGAAGTTGTTAGTATTTACCCATAAGAAAAGTCTTAGCCAATGGTCAAATCTTACCAGTGAGCATCTTAATTTATTTGTAATGGAGATGCGCCATCAAGATAATAGTGCCCGCACTATCCGCAGGAATTTGTCCTCAATTCGTGGATTTTTAGCTTATCTTGTTAATCATGAACAGTTGAGTAATAGCTGCGCCATTCATTTACAAAGCCCAAAAATTGATCAAAATTTACCTAATATACTTAATTACGACAACATACTACTTATGCTCAAGCCTAGATCAAACACTTGGCTTGAATTAAGAGATGTGGCAATGATTGAAGTGATGTACTCTTGTGGTCTTAGAGTATCTGAATTGGTTGCTTTAAATGTTAATGACGTGGATTTAAATCAAGGATTTTTGCGCGTGATCGGAAAAGGCGCTAAAGTCAGACATACACCAGTTGGTAAGGCAGCACAGCAAGCCATTAGTCGTTGTTTGTTTGATCATTCAAATCATGTATTATTTGTGAATAGAAAGCAACAAAGAGTGAGTGTAAGAGCTGTGCAAAATATGGTCAAAAAACGTGCACTAGGAGCTGGTATTAAAGTTAATGTGTATCCGCATATGTTGCGTCATACAGCGGCAACTCACTTTTTACAATCCAGTCATGATTTACGCTCTACTCAAGAATTTTTAGGACATTCTAGTATTAAATCTACCCAAGTCTATATCCATCTTGATTTTTTAGAATTGTCCAAAGTGTATGATCAGTGCCACCCAAGAGCTAAAAAATCATGA
- a CDS encoding sulfurtransferase TusA family protein has product MKHNLDVKCLLCPMPVIRLGEMIEKIKISDTIEMLATDSGVLHDIPAWCKVHGHKVISINEKTDGIILLVEKIG; this is encoded by the coding sequence GTGAAACATAATCTTGATGTTAAGTGCTTGTTGTGTCCTATGCCAGTGATTCGCTTAGGTGAGATGATTGAAAAAATTAAAATTAGTGACACCATTGAAATGCTTGCCACCGATTCTGGTGTACTACATGACATACCTGCTTGGTGTAAAGTACACGGGCATAAAGTGATTTCGATTAATGAAAAAACTGACGGGATTATTCTACTTGTAGAGAAAATAGGGTAG
- the hemF gene encoding oxygen-dependent coproporphyrinogen oxidase yields the protein MLQADICEQLEQVNGKAEFIKDVWEKPNNAGNGLTRVLSNGAVFEQAGVNFSIVRGDDMPASATALRPELSGRGFTALGVSLVIHPHNPYVPTSHANVRFFIAEKKGEAPIWWFGGGFDLTPYYGFDEDAIFWHQSAKEVCDPFGEDVYPKYKKWCDDYFYLKHRGEQRGIGGLFFDDLNEGGFDECFAFMKSVGDGYIKVYRPIVERRKDTPYTDHERQFQLYRRGRYVEFNLVYDRGTLFGLQTGGRSESILMSLPPLVRWEYRYEPELGSEEARLYTRFIQPQDWINTPQEGG from the coding sequence ATGTTGCAAGCCGATATTTGTGAACAGCTTGAGCAAGTAAATGGTAAGGCTGAATTTATTAAAGATGTTTGGGAAAAGCCAAATAATGCAGGTAATGGATTAACCAGAGTGCTAAGTAATGGCGCTGTGTTTGAACAAGCAGGTGTTAATTTTTCAATCGTTCGTGGCGATGATATGCCAGCCTCAGCTACCGCATTAAGACCAGAGTTATCAGGACGAGGTTTTACCGCTTTAGGCGTGTCATTAGTGATTCATCCACACAATCCCTATGTGCCCACTTCACACGCTAATGTTCGGTTTTTTATCGCCGAAAAAAAAGGTGAAGCCCCTATTTGGTGGTTTGGTGGTGGTTTTGATTTAACGCCGTATTATGGTTTTGATGAAGACGCAATCTTTTGGCATCAGTCAGCCAAAGAAGTATGTGATCCATTTGGTGAAGATGTCTATCCAAAATACAAAAAATGGTGTGATGATTACTTTTATTTAAAGCATAGAGGCGAACAACGTGGTATCGGCGGTTTGTTTTTTGATGATCTTAATGAAGGTGGTTTTGATGAGTGCTTTGCTTTTATGAAAAGTGTAGGTGATGGCTATATTAAAGTTTATCGCCCCATTGTTGAACGTAGAAAAGATACGCCTTATACAGACCATGAAAGGCAATTTCAACTTTATCGTCGAGGGCGTTATGTTGAATTTAATTTAGTTTATGACCGTGGCACTTTGTTTGGTTTGCAAACAGGTGGCCGTAGCGAGTCAATTCTGATGTCATTACCACCATTGGTGCGCTGGGAATATAGATATGAACCAGAGCTAGGTAGCGAAGAAGCAAGGTTATATACACGTTTTATTCAACCCCAAGATTGGATTAATACCCCTCAAGAGGGTGGATAG
- a CDS encoding L-threonylcarbamoyladenylate synthase, whose product MNFQTRLAASCLKTGGVISNPTDTIQGLTCLPKFELSMARMLQLKRRSSAKGLILLASDVRYFIDYVEDASLLVDVIIDAQPTTYLLKANEHASKLLTGGFDTIALRLTNNQLITNLCVTTNSALVSSSANITSKCSATSMLDLKEFFSKKLDFIIPPKTYNIQASKIINLQTGEKIR is encoded by the coding sequence ATGAATTTTCAGACTAGGCTTGCAGCATCTTGTTTAAAAACAGGTGGTGTGATTAGTAATCCTACTGACACCATTCAGGGGTTGACTTGCTTGCCAAAATTTGAGCTCTCTATGGCTAGAATGCTACAACTTAAACGCCGTTCAAGTGCTAAAGGCCTGATACTACTGGCCAGTGATGTGCGTTATTTTATTGATTATGTTGAAGATGCTTCTTTGTTGGTTGATGTAATAATTGATGCTCAGCCAACTACTTATTTACTCAAGGCGAATGAGCATGCCTCTAAATTATTAACAGGTGGCTTTGATACCATTGCACTTAGATTGACCAATAATCAACTCATTACCAATTTGTGTGTAACTACTAATAGCGCTCTGGTTTCAAGTAGTGCCAATATTACAAGTAAGTGTAGTGCAACAAGCATGTTGGATTTAAAAGAATTTTTTAGTAAAAAATTAGATTTTATTATCCCGCCAAAAACTTATAATATCCAAGCATCAAAAATTATTAATCTGCAAACTGGAGAGAAAATTAGGTGA